The following is a genomic window from bacterium.
CGAGACGTCCGCGCTACTTCGCTTATGATCCTCTTTGCGTTAAATTATTTCCATGCTAACACTACGAATCCTTTTTTGTGTTTCGTTGATTTCCCCTCTTGCTTTCGCTCAAACGGCTAATCCGAAAACGGAACAAGAGCTGACGGCAATCGCACAAGAACTGATGGACGCAATTGCGACGGGTAAAAAAGAAGTCTGGGAGAAATATCTCGCGGATTCCTGGATCATCCGAGAAGAAAACGGTCAGGTTTTGACAAAGGCAGAATTGTTAAAAGATTTCAATCCTTTGCCTCCAGGCTACGTGGGCAAAATCAAAGTGACGGATGTTCATGTCAGGGATTACGGTAATGTTGCGGTCATTTCCCATCGCGATAAGGAAGAGCTTGAACTCTACGGTCAAATGTTAAAAACGGAGTTTGGCAGTACCGACACCTATATGAAGATCGATGGTCAATGGAAAGTGATTGCTTCACACATTTCCGTTTATCCAAGTGAACTAACTGCGGTAACGTTACCTCCAGAACAACTCCAACGTTTTACGGGCGCCTATGAGCTCAAATCCGATGTTGTTTACACAATTACGCTGGAAGACAACAAACTGATCGGACAGCGCACCGGACGAGCAAAAGAGGAATTGTTTCCGGAGAATGAAACCAGGCTTTTTAGGAAAGGCGCTCCTCGCGGAATCAAGATTTTTGTTCCTGATGAGAAAGGCCGTTTCACAAAAATGATTGACCGGCGCGATAACGTCGATCTGGTCTGGCGCAGAATAAAGTAAGCAAAGTAGCGCGGACGTCTCGTCTGCGACCGTCCGCAGGCGGGACGCCTACGCTACTTTGTTGAGTTGTTTAACAGTTGCTGGTACCATGGAACGCAATGGGGGAAATACTTTGAAGCCTGTACGGATTGCAATTATTGGGGACTACGAGCCGGCATGGTCACACCATGTGACCATCAATGAATCACTCCGTCATGCTGCGACGCATCTTTCGATTCCAATCGAACCAGAATGGATTGGGACGGATGTGATTGGAACACAGGGAACGGGAAATCTCGATTCGTTTGAGGGCATCTGGTGCGCTTCGGGAAGTCCTTACAAGAGTATGGAAGGGGCCTTAAGCGCCATTCGGTTCGCACGGGAAAGATTGCGGGCTTTTTTTGCAACGTGAGGCGGCTTCCAACATGCTCTGGTAGAGTATGCAAGAAACGTTCTTGGGATTCAGGATGCGGAACACGAAGAAACTTCACCGGATACAGGCAGTCTTGTTATCACAAAATTGTATTGCTCGCTGAAAGAGCAGTCACAACAGGTTCAGATTCTTCCCGAAACATTGACCTATGCATCCTATGAAAAGGAAGCTGCGGTGGAGCAGTTTATGTGCAATTTCGGCTTGAATCCTGACTATCGTTATGTTCTCCTTCGTGAACCTCTCCGTCTTTCCGGCATCGGACCCGATGGTGAAGCACGAATTGTCGAACTTCATAACCACCCCTTTTACGTTGCCACTCTTTTCGTTCCGCAGCTCACATCCACTCCGGAGCATCCACATCCGCTAATCGCGCAATTCGTGAAAGCTGCCGGCTCATTGCAATAAGTAGCGCGGACGTCTCGTCTGCGCAAGCTCGCCGGCGGGACGCCCGCGCTACTTTGCGATCCAGCGATCGATTCTTTCCTACAGGATTGTAAGAGGAAGCGGTCCCGCTCCCAATTTGATCGGTGGAATTCCCGGACATTGAAAAAAGTTGTCAGCGAAAAAGATTCCGTGGGAGAATTCTCAGAGAATGGAATTCAGAGCGTTTGGAAAAAATCCATTGAAGGTTTCGGTACTGGGATACGGAGCAGGCGCAATTGGAGAGGGTTCGGTCTCTGAACAGGAGTGCGTGCATCTATAATGTGAATGAAAAGAAACAGGTCATTTTGCCTGGTGTCGTCCCATCACCAAAGTAGCGCGGACGTCCCGTCTGCGACTAAATTCCTTCTCCTCATTCTGGTCCTCTCGCTGCACGTTCAGTGTTCCGGTCAAAAAGAAGTCGACAAAGAAAAACTTCAACAAAAAGTTCGCGATGAATTTTTGCACTCCTGGAATTCGTACAAAAACAGCCATATCGGCGGCGGCATCGATTCCTATTACGAGTACCTGTACAAATGCTGGCTCCTATTCGATGATAAGGATTGCCATACAATGTGGAAAGGAAGCATTGCAGCGTTGAACAAATATCTTGCGGATC
Proteins encoded in this region:
- a CDS encoding DUF4440 domain-containing protein; its protein translation is MLTLRILFCVSLISPLAFAQTANPKTEQELTAIAQELMDAIATGKKEVWEKYLADSWIIREENGQVLTKAELLKDFNPLPPGYVGKIKVTDVHVRDYGNVAVISHRDKEELELYGQMLKTEFGSTDTYMKIDGQWKVIASHISVYPSELTAVTLPPEQLQRFTGAYELKSDVVYTITLEDNKLIGQRTGRAKEELFPENETRLFRKGAPRGIKIFVPDEKGRFTKMIDRRDNVDLVWRRIK